The Flavobacterium sp. 140616W15 sequence TTTACAGTGTTTACTGTGACTGAAACGGGTAACTAAAAAAAGAATATGCAATATAAAATGCTGGTTTTAGACATGGATGATACCTTGTTGACCGATGACCATAAAATTTCGGAAATTAATAAAGAAATGCTTCTTAAGGCTCAAGAAAAGGGAGTTTATGTAGTTTTGGCTTCTGGTAGACCAACTTCGGCTATGACTTCTTTTGCAAAAGAATTGGAATTAGATTTAAATAATTCCTATATGATTTCTTTTAACGGAGCTGTTATAAGTAGCGTAAAAGAGGATGAGGTGCTTTTTGAGCAAACTTTGTCAAAAGAACAAATACATGAATTGTATGATTATAGTGTGGAAAAGAAAACACACATTATTACCTATTTGAATAACGAGATTATCAGCGAAACAGACTCTGAGTTTATTGAAATAGAAAAGACAATTACTGGTTTAAAGCATACTAAAGTCACAAGTTTTAAAGAGGCAGTTACTACTAATGCTGTGAAATGTATTTTGCTCGAAGAGCCAAATTATTTGAAAGGTCTTGAAAGTGATTTAAAAGCGAGGATGCCTCATTTAAGCGTTGCAATGTCTAAGCCTTTTTTCCTTGAAGTAGCTCAAAACGGAATAGATAAAGCGACAAGCCTTAAGCTTTTGGCAGATAAATTAAACATTCATCAAAGCGAAATTATTGCTGTAGGAAACGCAGGCAATGATTTAACGATGATAGAATATGCAGGTTTAGGAGTTTGGGTAGACAACGTTACTCCCGAATTACGAGATAGAGCCGATGTTATTGTTGCTTCAAATAATGATCATGGTGTTGCCGAAGTAGTGCAACGATATATTTTAAACTAAGTATGAAAACT is a genomic window containing:
- a CDS encoding Cof-type HAD-IIB family hydrolase, coding for MQYKMLVLDMDDTLLTDDHKISEINKEMLLKAQEKGVYVVLASGRPTSAMTSFAKELELDLNNSYMISFNGAVISSVKEDEVLFEQTLSKEQIHELYDYSVEKKTHIITYLNNEIISETDSEFIEIEKTITGLKHTKVTSFKEAVTTNAVKCILLEEPNYLKGLESDLKARMPHLSVAMSKPFFLEVAQNGIDKATSLKLLADKLNIHQSEIIAVGNAGNDLTMIEYAGLGVWVDNVTPELRDRADVIVASNNDHGVAEVVQRYILN